The Microbulbifer sp. YPW1 genome contains a region encoding:
- a CDS encoding alpha/beta hydrolase-fold protein, translated as MYKFSSRQSRRKFIKSVFAASLTLTLGGCTSDSPISPPELLQVPFISEVDGRERNYFLYLPSAYHSDTERDWPVLMFLHGNGERGDGREELDFVMMHGPLMEAWVYKRDLPFIIIAPQLPMFSFREHGPAYLQERKAESIPRRIADGVPPRLPASLPAESMQGVPPARDIAEKSSVLPEGWDRIEQDLLAMLTSVESKFRTDRRKTYLSGLSYGGFGTWYLASKHPKKFAAIAPIAGWGHPDLVTPLAESRTPIWAFAGGLDTVIPAEYFYPGLNHLKRLGHPTVQFTVHEDMGHDVWRRVYAGEDLYQWLLSHELESPQI; from the coding sequence ATGTACAAATTCAGCTCCAGGCAGTCTCGCCGGAAATTCATTAAGTCAGTCTTCGCCGCAAGCTTGACCCTCACCCTCGGAGGATGCACCAGCGATTCACCGATTTCGCCACCTGAATTATTGCAGGTGCCCTTCATCAGCGAAGTCGATGGCCGTGAACGGAACTATTTTCTCTACCTTCCCAGCGCATACCACAGTGATACGGAACGCGATTGGCCAGTGCTGATGTTCCTGCACGGCAATGGTGAACGGGGGGATGGTCGTGAAGAGCTGGATTTTGTCATGATGCACGGCCCGCTCATGGAGGCTTGGGTTTACAAGCGTGACTTGCCTTTTATTATTATTGCCCCGCAACTTCCGATGTTCTCGTTTCGCGAGCATGGACCGGCATACTTACAGGAACGCAAAGCGGAAAGCATTCCAAGACGAATTGCGGACGGCGTCCCGCCCAGACTACCGGCAAGCCTGCCCGCAGAATCTATGCAGGGTGTTCCGCCGGCAAGAGATATCGCCGAAAAAAGTAGCGTGCTTCCGGAAGGGTGGGATCGTATCGAACAGGATTTGCTTGCGATGCTCACCAGTGTTGAAAGTAAGTTCCGTACCGACCGCAGGAAAACGTATCTTAGCGGGCTCAGTTATGGCGGCTTTGGCACCTGGTACCTGGCCAGTAAGCACCCGAAAAAATTCGCCGCCATCGCCCCTATCGCCGGCTGGGGCCACCCTGATTTAGTCACCCCGCTGGCGGAAAGCCGCACCCCAATTTGGGCTTTCGCCGGGGGCTTGGATACGGTGATTCCAGCCGAGTACTTCTACCCGGGCCTGAACCACCTCAAACGCCTTGGCCACCCCACCGTACAATTTACGGTCCATGAAGATATGGGCCACGATGTATGGCGACGGGTGTACGCCGGTGAGGACCTTTACCAGTGGTTACTCTCCCATGAACTCGAGTCCCCCCAAATCTGA
- a CDS encoding FGGY-family carbohydrate kinase encodes MQYTLIFDIGKTHIKLSVLDVHLKSVATREAKNRVLMSSIYYPQADVDYIWQWFSNNVRTLTEQFEITRLNITTHGATAACLRDDADASDLESDGLALPVLDYEYEDFRECQDTAAHYASVRPEFCESYSPALPAGLNLGRQLHWQSRQFPDAFSRVGAIVMYPQYWLWRLTGERCNEVTSLGCHTDLWAPGQKDYSSLVDTLGWRALFPTLVSATQKIASPLPEVCKATGLAENCAIYAGVHDSNASYWRHRATSDGRPFTVISTGTWSIVMANGAELSSLQESRDMLANVDAAGDPIACARFMGGREYEALCSMTDSPLDQAAAGDEPLEQLQAYIHQQVMALPTFSRGGGPFADLQGTIRGEVITGTGALIASLYCALMLDFQLSAIGSRGHIIIEGAFLKNPIICGLLAQLRAPQQIYLSEDDTGTVTGCAMLTLGSEADASSTLRTCTPTSLNGLFDYRDEWRLAIREHEQARPPVPTMSEA; translated from the coding sequence ATGCAATACACGCTTATTTTTGATATCGGCAAAACCCATATAAAGCTTTCGGTGCTCGATGTGCACCTGAAAAGTGTGGCCACCCGAGAAGCCAAAAATCGTGTGCTGATGTCTTCCATTTACTATCCGCAGGCAGATGTCGACTATATCTGGCAGTGGTTTAGCAACAACGTTCGCACGCTTACCGAACAATTTGAGATTACACGGCTCAACATTACCACTCACGGCGCCACTGCAGCCTGCTTGCGAGACGACGCCGACGCTTCCGACCTTGAGAGCGACGGCCTCGCGTTACCCGTGCTGGATTACGAATATGAGGATTTCCGCGAGTGCCAGGACACCGCGGCCCACTACGCGTCCGTACGTCCCGAATTTTGTGAGAGCTACTCACCTGCCCTGCCCGCCGGCCTGAACCTGGGACGCCAGCTACATTGGCAATCCCGGCAGTTTCCCGATGCCTTTTCCCGTGTGGGCGCCATCGTCATGTACCCGCAGTACTGGCTGTGGCGACTCACCGGGGAACGGTGCAACGAGGTCACATCACTCGGCTGCCACACAGACCTGTGGGCGCCCGGACAGAAAGATTATTCCTCACTGGTGGATACCCTGGGTTGGCGAGCACTGTTCCCCACTTTAGTCAGCGCCACCCAAAAGATAGCGTCTCCCCTTCCTGAGGTCTGCAAAGCGACGGGCCTGGCAGAAAATTGCGCTATCTATGCCGGTGTGCACGACAGCAACGCGAGCTACTGGCGGCACCGGGCAACAAGTGATGGGAGGCCATTTACGGTTATCTCCACCGGGACATGGTCGATCGTCATGGCCAACGGCGCAGAGCTATCCAGCCTGCAGGAATCCCGCGATATGCTCGCCAACGTGGACGCCGCCGGCGACCCAATTGCCTGCGCACGTTTTATGGGTGGACGCGAGTACGAAGCGCTGTGCAGCATGACGGACTCGCCCCTCGACCAAGCAGCAGCCGGGGATGAACCTCTGGAGCAATTACAGGCTTATATCCACCAACAGGTTATGGCGCTGCCGACATTTAGCCGCGGTGGGGGACCTTTCGCCGACCTGCAGGGAACGATTCGCGGTGAAGTAATCACCGGCACCGGCGCACTTATCGCATCACTTTATTGCGCGTTAATGCTGGATTTCCAACTCTCTGCCATCGGCAGTCGCGGCCACATCATTATTGAGGGTGCCTTTCTGAAGAACCCCATTATTTGCGGCCTACTCGCTCAGTTACGTGCGCCACAGCAGATTTACTTGTCCGAGGATGATACCGGCACGGTTACCGGCTGCGCGATGCTGACGCTGGGTTCCGAAGCCGACGCGAGTTCCACTCTGCGCACTTGCACTCCGACCTCGCTTAATGGCCTTTTCGATTATCGTGACGAATGGCGCCTTGCGATACGAGAGCACGAACAAGCACGCCCCCCGGTACCGACCATGTCGGAAGCATAA
- a CDS encoding fatty acid desaturase, whose product MRDYRLTGAGARAAQANGLADAQWYQSPVPKAQMRDLLQRKNGPAVRDTLLWFSLLALSAYAMVLAWGTGWFFLPFMIYAVLYASVSDSRWHESSHGTAFRSDWMNTALYEIASFLVFRESTTWRWSHVRHHTDTIIVGRDPEIASPRPVNRFQTLLGILKLNMMWAEGRRMVLHALGKRTEDANAFVPEQEWPKIHWKARLYVAIYLAVIAAAVVFQSWLPLFFIGLPTVFGSWLIAIYGYTQHAGLAENVLDHRLNSRTVYMNWVNRYLYWNMNYHVEHHMFPLVPYHALPRLHALIKDDCPPAYSGLWAAWKEIIPALWRQSRDPDYFVERELPAGSVSTCEDAVIRPDGDVDAEGWVRVGTADVLRVEDVVRVDFCGHTYALYRTAEGRLFATEGICTHGNTHLAEGFVKGTIVECPKHNGRFDIRNGAAVRGPACSALETFAVRERDGHLELCTRPKVDEKNQDPTRRRWQFRVVGKRNIASFICELELEPLAIAPAFRYQPGDYIQLLIPAYERRHLQFEQVDTPFQDVWQSLGIFDIPVENGLACKRNYSIATNPARDKTIKLNVRLALGQVAGKPALGVGSSYVFGLTPGDVIEAQGPAGDFRINPSDAEMVYLGGGAGMAPLRSHISHLLETESSERKISFWYGARSEQELIYADYFKALMDRHENFSFHVALSESADDTGELPNGFIHEYLYENYLQSHEAPQKVEFYLCGPPPMMAATRQMLGELKVPESQIAFDEF is encoded by the coding sequence GTGAGAGACTACCGGTTAACCGGCGCTGGTGCGCGCGCTGCGCAGGCCAATGGGCTTGCCGATGCGCAGTGGTATCAGAGCCCGGTTCCCAAAGCGCAGATGCGTGACTTGCTACAGCGCAAGAACGGCCCCGCTGTGCGCGATACGCTGCTCTGGTTCTCCCTGCTAGCGCTCTCCGCCTATGCCATGGTGCTGGCGTGGGGTACAGGTTGGTTCTTTCTTCCATTTATGATCTATGCGGTACTCTACGCATCTGTTTCCGATTCCCGTTGGCATGAGTCCAGTCATGGAACTGCCTTCCGTTCCGACTGGATGAACACCGCGCTCTACGAGATCGCCTCCTTTTTGGTGTTCCGCGAATCCACCACCTGGCGCTGGAGCCACGTCCGTCACCATACGGATACGATTATCGTCGGTCGTGACCCGGAGATTGCCAGCCCGCGGCCGGTCAATCGATTTCAGACGTTGCTCGGCATTCTGAAGCTCAACATGATGTGGGCGGAAGGACGTCGCATGGTGTTGCATGCGCTGGGCAAGCGAACCGAGGATGCGAACGCGTTTGTACCCGAGCAGGAGTGGCCAAAAATCCATTGGAAGGCGCGTTTATATGTGGCGATCTATCTTGCCGTTATCGCGGCCGCTGTTGTGTTTCAGTCTTGGTTGCCACTGTTTTTTATCGGGCTGCCAACCGTATTTGGCTCTTGGCTGATCGCAATTTACGGTTACACGCAGCATGCGGGGCTTGCGGAAAACGTTCTGGACCACCGCCTGAATAGCCGCACGGTTTATATGAACTGGGTGAACCGCTATCTCTACTGGAACATGAATTATCATGTAGAGCACCACATGTTTCCGCTGGTGCCCTACCATGCATTGCCACGCCTGCATGCATTGATCAAAGACGATTGCCCTCCCGCATATTCGGGATTGTGGGCGGCGTGGAAGGAAATTATCCCTGCCCTTTGGAGGCAATCCAGGGATCCGGATTATTTCGTCGAGCGAGAGTTACCTGCTGGCAGTGTAAGTACTTGCGAGGACGCTGTGATTCGGCCTGACGGTGATGTCGATGCTGAAGGGTGGGTAAGGGTCGGCACCGCGGATGTGTTGAGGGTGGAAGACGTTGTTCGCGTGGATTTTTGCGGCCATACCTACGCGCTGTACCGGACTGCCGAAGGGCGGCTCTTCGCGACCGAGGGAATCTGCACACACGGAAATACGCATCTGGCGGAAGGCTTTGTGAAGGGCACAATTGTCGAGTGTCCAAAACACAATGGACGCTTTGACATTCGTAATGGCGCCGCGGTGCGAGGGCCTGCATGCAGTGCACTTGAGACGTTCGCGGTGAGAGAGCGTGACGGCCACTTGGAGTTGTGTACCCGCCCTAAAGTTGATGAAAAAAATCAGGATCCGACGCGCCGACGCTGGCAATTCCGAGTTGTTGGGAAGCGCAATATCGCGAGTTTCATCTGTGAGCTGGAGCTCGAACCACTGGCGATAGCACCCGCATTCCGCTATCAGCCCGGCGACTATATTCAGCTTTTAATACCGGCATACGAGCGTCGCCACCTGCAGTTTGAGCAGGTTGATACACCATTCCAGGATGTCTGGCAGAGCCTTGGAATTTTTGATATTCCGGTAGAAAACGGGCTTGCCTGTAAGCGGAACTATTCCATCGCGACGAATCCCGCGCGGGATAAAACGATTAAGTTGAATGTGCGCCTGGCTCTGGGGCAAGTGGCTGGAAAGCCTGCGCTGGGTGTTGGCTCCAGTTATGTTTTCGGATTAACACCGGGCGATGTGATTGAGGCGCAGGGACCTGCTGGGGATTTCCGTATCAATCCCTCGGATGCAGAGATGGTTTATCTCGGAGGAGGGGCTGGTATGGCCCCACTGCGATCACACATTTCCCACTTGCTGGAAACGGAAAGCAGTGAGCGCAAAATCAGCTTCTGGTATGGGGCGCGCAGCGAGCAGGAGTTGATCTACGCCGACTATTTCAAGGCACTAATGGATCGCCATGAAAACTTCAGCTTCCATGTGGCCTTATCGGAGTCGGCAGATGACACCGGCGAGTTACCCAATGGCTTTATTCACGAGTACCTCTATGAGAACTATCTGCAGTCTCACGAGGCGCCGCAGAAAGTGGAATTCTACCTGTGTGGTCCGCCCCCGATGATGGCGGCTACTCGGCAGATGCTGGGGGAGCTAAAGGTTCCCGAGTCCCAGATCGCATTCGATGAATTTTGA
- a CDS encoding aldose epimerase family protein, with translation MQKNLSEEVGAVSVLGQGSDLEVTIVEYGARLASIRFRGREMLLTYPRVEDLAKDPFACGAVCGRVANRIENAQFSLDGREYKLSVNDPPHCLHGGQRNFANQHWRKVAADGESVRLQLHSEDGDQGFPGNLHTEVHYQLHEDGVLDIHFSAETDAPTPVDLTSHGYFTLGETDTRELELSISSRHFLPKTRANVPSGEIVELRPETTLDQRRSLAEHEERWTKADLKQHAGFDHYFPFHRTPLMPQASLWAPNSGVQMQLFTDQPGVQLYDGFGLGGTFRPYAGVCLEPHNFPNAINQPGFPSPVLHPGETYERSMRLVFHSLS, from the coding sequence ATGCAAAAGAACCTTTCCGAAGAGGTCGGTGCCGTGAGTGTGCTGGGACAGGGCAGCGACCTCGAAGTAACCATTGTTGAGTACGGCGCGCGACTCGCCTCTATCCGTTTCCGCGGCCGCGAAATGCTCCTGACTTATCCGCGCGTCGAGGACCTCGCCAAAGATCCGTTTGCTTGCGGTGCCGTATGTGGCCGCGTCGCCAACCGCATCGAGAACGCGCAATTCAGCCTTGATGGCCGCGAATATAAGCTCTCAGTCAATGATCCCCCCCACTGCCTGCACGGTGGCCAGCGCAATTTTGCCAACCAGCACTGGCGGAAGGTCGCCGCCGACGGGGAAAGTGTGCGGTTGCAACTCCACTCTGAAGACGGCGATCAGGGTTTCCCGGGAAATTTACATACCGAAGTGCATTACCAGCTGCACGAAGACGGCGTTCTGGATATCCACTTCAGTGCCGAAACCGATGCGCCTACCCCCGTCGACCTCACTAGCCACGGTTATTTCACGCTGGGAGAAACGGATACCCGCGAGCTGGAACTGAGCATTAGCAGCCGACACTTTTTGCCAAAAACCCGCGCAAATGTGCCGAGTGGGGAGATCGTCGAGCTGCGTCCGGAGACGACGCTCGACCAGCGACGCTCACTGGCGGAGCACGAGGAGCGCTGGACTAAGGCCGATCTAAAACAGCATGCAGGCTTCGATCACTACTTTCCCTTCCACCGCACACCCTTAATGCCCCAGGCGAGCCTATGGGCTCCCAATAGTGGCGTACAAATGCAGCTGTTCACCGACCAGCCCGGTGTGCAGCTGTATGACGGTTTTGGCCTCGGAGGTACCTTTCGTCCCTATGCAGGTGTCTGCCTGGAGCCGCATAATTTCCCCAACGCAATCAACCAGCCAGGCTTTCCCTCTCCGGTACTTCACCCCGGGGAAACCTACGAGCGGAGTATGCGATTGGTTTTCCATAGCCTCTCATAA